From the genome of Candidatus Electrothrix communis, one region includes:
- a CDS encoding radical SAM protein — protein sequence MMNPEPLLVIPVFIPHEGCPHCCVFCNQRRISGFTEKSVTTEDVRATVQTWLDRDGPAQRRVQAAFYGGSFTGLPLMRQKELLGAVAPFLEQGRVQSLRLSTRPDYIDQERVALLCRYRVSTVELGVQSMNDRVLALAKRGHCAADVDRAVPVLRQAGMEIGIQLLLGLSGDTRTTLRRTVERVIALQPDFIRIYPLLVVQHSELAKQHKRGEYTPFSLDKAVVLAAWMKQRFDQAGIRVVRMGLQAGPELESSLLAGPWHPAFGELVASRLMLRQTRKLLSQVPSEKTIHLSINERDQSIFRGMKSANVKRLQQLGLWQRIVLSTDSALPRGTVRVLS from the coding sequence ATGATGAATCCTGAACCTCTCCTGGTTATTCCTGTTTTTATCCCCCATGAGGGTTGCCCGCATTGCTGTGTGTTTTGTAATCAGCGCAGGATCAGCGGGTTCACGGAAAAATCCGTGACAACCGAAGATGTACGGGCAACCGTGCAAACCTGGCTTGACAGGGACGGCCCGGCTCAACGCAGGGTTCAGGCGGCCTTTTACGGCGGAAGTTTTACCGGCTTGCCCCTGATGCGCCAGAAAGAATTGCTGGGAGCGGTTGCTCCTTTTCTGGAGCAGGGCCGGGTGCAGAGTCTTCGTTTATCCACCCGGCCTGATTATATTGATCAGGAACGAGTTGCCCTGCTGTGCCGCTATCGAGTTTCCACGGTGGAACTCGGGGTGCAGTCCATGAATGACCGGGTGCTGGCCTTGGCAAAGCGGGGCCACTGCGCTGCTGATGTTGATAGGGCGGTCCCTGTTCTCCGGCAAGCCGGGATGGAGATCGGTATCCAGTTGCTGCTGGGCTTGTCGGGCGATACTCGGACGACCTTGCGACGAACCGTTGAGCGGGTCATTGCCTTGCAGCCAGATTTTATCCGTATCTATCCCCTCTTGGTTGTGCAACACAGCGAGTTGGCAAAGCAACATAAGCGGGGTGAGTATACACCGTTCAGTCTGGATAAAGCCGTGGTGCTGGCCGCCTGGATGAAACAGCGTTTTGATCAGGCCGGTATCCGGGTGGTGCGTATGGGCTTGCAGGCCGGTCCTGAGCTGGAATCCTCTCTGCTGGCTGGCCCTTGGCATCCGGCTTTTGGTGAGCTGGTGGCCTCCCGTTTGATGTTACGGCAGACGAGAAAGCTGCTCTCTCAAGTACCCTCCGAGAAAACGATCCACTTGAGCATCAATGAGCGGGATCAGTCTATTTTTCGCGGGATGAAATCCGCCAATGTCAAGCGACTGCAACAGCTGGGCCTTTGGCAGCGTATTGTCCTGAGTACAGATTCCGCCCTTCCGCGCGGTACGGTTAGGGTGCTTTCCTGA
- a CDS encoding tyrosine-type recombinase/integrase codes for MSCHSLRHSYATHMLEAGVDLVELQQILGHVSILTTSRYTHLTAVTNSNARQAVNSLTDTFDITWEGVK; via the coding sequence ATCTCATGCCATTCCCTGCGCCACAGTTATGCCACCCATATGTTGGAAGCCGGGGTTGACCTTGTTGAACTCCAACAGATACTCGGTCATGTCAGCATCCTGACCACATCCCGATATACCCATCTTACCGCTGTCACCAACAGCAACGCCCGTCAGGCCGTCAACTCCCTGACCGATACCTTTGATATCACTTGGGAGGGCGTCAAATGA
- a CDS encoding site-specific integrase, whose protein sequence is MNCTMPSDPHFNLLYQKHIKHLKLNGLQPKTIDAYSRSIRRIGNYFECQIDNLTSDQLLDYFNELLDCRSWSAVKLDLYGLKFFYSRVLNRTWEDIPLIKPPKVSRIPDILTVEQLHQLVAATGKLSYKVFFFTAYSLGLRLGEGIALKTSDIDASNMRVHIRDAKGNKDRLVPLPEKPFRF, encoded by the coding sequence GCGATCCACACTTCAATCTGCTTTATCAAAAACATATCAAACATCTGAAACTTAACGGCTTACAACCAAAGACCATTGATGCCTATTCACGGTCGATCAGGCGAATCGGCAATTATTTCGAGTGTCAAATCGACAATCTCACATCCGACCAGCTCCTTGATTACTTTAACGAACTTTTGGATTGTCGCTCATGGAGCGCAGTCAAGCTCGACCTGTATGGGCTGAAGTTCTTTTATTCCAGGGTGCTGAACAGAACCTGGGAGGATATCCCCCTGATCAAACCGCCCAAGGTTTCAAGGATTCCAGATATTCTCACGGTCGAGCAGCTCCATCAACTGGTTGCCGCCACCGGCAAACTGAGCTACAAGGTCTTTTTTTTCACAGCCTACTCACTGGGGCTGCGCCTCGGCGAGGGCATTGCCCTGAAAACAAGCGACATTGACGCCAGCAATATGCGGGTCCACATTCGCGACGCCAAAGGCAACAAGGACAGGCTGGTTCCTTTGCCTGAAAAACCCTTCAGATTCTAA
- a CDS encoding serine protease translates to MNFFVMFSCTISLLLWCGNVFAGNNIEFLGKELIRDLNHGIYEVVTPKLEDDKVVYARKLPFEKLDYVERVEKYHSIGTAFFINEKELMTAEHVFNLIYFSLRKDFFIRDMEGKVYPVNKVYKCSNRRDMMVFDLKKYPEKITTLTFNRKVEIGDTVFSAGNALGEGISYRAGQVASFTPERAYGDWDNIRFSSPASPGNSGGPLLNTEGEVVGLIVRKTQSENYNIAVPISEADKLGDQAEFQARNVTVVIEGTSESFIKDWAYQVPLPATLEELRHESQDSLGAFYQGLKKELIEKVKDKGFPRGERFRFYLRDQPIVHGFSAIIPDSNFRKWTARSQHLEKEPLAAEQSVYHGQSENFDMQAIIEKPEDVDLKTFLDSPKMILDTLFSAVPYFRYVGTDKVAVISLGEPESREIWQDNLGRTWRSALWYIPFSDYFLYAHCLPYPNGAICNVQDESADMLGLDYFASVQEGCDELVVGYEGSLDDWEEYLALGEKYLPAFLQRAEIAHKEGRTKIRLKDFQVDLKNPVITGDSSLRLHLGYANDQLLAEELVMFGLFPEKGRPAYYAIRPYYEPSLFSSDAYIGTWKESVAGTGDFSGKKLARGNNIVIQKTALQTEKIIIDPHDQKMKKIFTVGCTYKASTAEDEDVEQDCERFFQSVDFVDR, encoded by the coding sequence ATGAATTTCTTCGTGATGTTCTCTTGTACCATCTCGTTGTTGCTGTGGTGCGGAAATGTATTTGCCGGTAATAATATCGAGTTCCTGGGTAAAGAACTGATCCGGGACTTGAACCACGGTATTTATGAGGTGGTTACTCCGAAACTTGAAGACGACAAGGTCGTCTATGCCCGAAAATTACCCTTTGAAAAATTGGACTATGTTGAAAGAGTTGAGAAGTATCATAGTATAGGGACGGCGTTTTTTATCAATGAAAAAGAGTTGATGACTGCTGAGCATGTCTTTAATCTTATTTATTTTTCCCTGCGCAAGGATTTTTTTATTCGTGATATGGAGGGAAAGGTTTATCCGGTCAATAAGGTTTATAAATGCTCCAATCGTCGGGACATGATGGTCTTTGATCTGAAAAAATATCCAGAGAAAATAACCACACTGACCTTTAACCGGAAGGTCGAGATAGGTGACACGGTTTTTTCTGCGGGTAATGCCTTGGGCGAGGGGATATCTTATCGGGCTGGCCAGGTGGCCTCCTTCACTCCGGAGCGGGCCTATGGTGATTGGGATAATATTCGTTTTTCCTCCCCAGCATCTCCGGGAAACAGCGGCGGCCCCTTGCTCAATACCGAAGGCGAGGTGGTTGGTCTTATTGTTCGAAAAACGCAGAGTGAAAATTATAATATTGCTGTCCCGATCAGCGAGGCAGATAAGTTGGGTGATCAGGCGGAATTTCAGGCCCGTAATGTCACTGTCGTTATAGAAGGTACCTCAGAATCATTTATCAAAGATTGGGCATATCAGGTACCTCTGCCTGCGACCCTGGAAGAATTGAGGCATGAGTCGCAGGATTCGCTAGGGGCTTTTTATCAGGGATTGAAAAAAGAATTGATTGAGAAGGTGAAGGATAAAGGTTTTCCTCGTGGCGAACGATTTCGTTTTTACTTAAGAGACCAGCCGATTGTCCATGGATTTTCGGCCATCATACCGGATAGCAATTTTCGGAAATGGACGGCGCGATCTCAGCATCTGGAGAAAGAGCCTCTGGCAGCAGAGCAGAGTGTCTATCATGGTCAGTCGGAAAATTTCGATATGCAGGCCATTATTGAAAAACCCGAGGATGTTGATCTGAAAACCTTCTTGGATTCCCCGAAAATGATTTTGGATACCTTGTTTTCTGCGGTGCCCTATTTTCGGTATGTCGGAACAGATAAGGTGGCCGTGATCAGCTTAGGTGAGCCGGAGAGCAGGGAAATCTGGCAGGACAATCTGGGCCGTACATGGCGTTCTGCTCTTTGGTATATCCCGTTTTCGGATTATTTTCTCTATGCTCATTGTCTTCCTTACCCGAACGGGGCGATTTGTAATGTTCAGGACGAATCGGCAGATATGCTTGGATTGGATTATTTCGCCAGCGTCCAAGAGGGCTGTGATGAATTGGTTGTCGGCTATGAGGGGAGTCTTGACGACTGGGAGGAGTACCTAGCTCTTGGAGAAAAGTATCTGCCGGCCTTTTTGCAGCGGGCTGAAATTGCCCACAAGGAGGGTCGAACGAAGATTCGCTTGAAAGATTTTCAGGTCGATTTGAAGAATCCTGTAATCACCGGTGATTCAAGTCTGCGTCTGCATCTTGGCTATGCCAATGATCAGCTCCTTGCTGAGGAGCTAGTTATGTTTGGGTTATTTCCAGAGAAGGGGCGTCCAGCCTATTATGCGATTCGACCGTATTATGAGCCGAGCCTGTTCAGCTCTGATGCCTATATTGGAACATGGAAAGAGAGTGTTGCTGGAACCGGTGATTTCTCCGGGAAAAAACTTGCCAGAGGAAATAATATTGTTATCCAGAAAACCGCTTTGCAAACAGAAAAAATAATTATTGATCCACATGATCAGAAAATGAAAAAGATTTTTACTGTCGGCTGTACCTATAAGGCCTCTACAGCAGAAGATGAGGATGTGGAGCAGGATTGTGAGCGTTTTTTTCAGAGTGTCGACTTTGTCGACAGATAA
- a CDS encoding transposase yields the protein MWHKKGAEYLFNHKALAKVFRAKMLTAIVEQGLKLPKDCPEKWVVDCKSVGNGDKAIIYLGKYLYRGVIQEKDILKCENGMVTFRYLHAKTGKYRSREVTGEEFLSLLMLHVLPKGFRRARCYGFLHPCSKKLIRFLQLVLRVNPFTLFSAEQPKKAAIICPNCGAEMKIIRTRVRKPPPLRPAVCIA from the coding sequence TTGTGGCATAAAAAGGGGGCTGAATACCTCTTTAACCACAAGGCCTTGGCAAAGGTTTTTCGGGCAAAGATGCTTACGGCCATAGTTGAGCAAGGCCTGAAACTGCCAAAGGATTGCCCGGAAAAGTGGGTTGTCGACTGCAAGAGCGTCGGCAACGGAGACAAGGCGATCATCTATCTCGGCAAATATCTCTACCGGGGCGTAATTCAGGAAAAGGATATCCTGAAGTGCGAAAACGGCATGGTTACCTTCAGGTATCTTCACGCCAAAACCGGCAAATACAGGTCCAGGGAGGTGACCGGAGAAGAATTCCTCTCTCTGCTCATGCTGCACGTCTTGCCCAAAGGGTTTCGCAGGGCACGCTGTTACGGTTTTCTGCATCCGTGCAGCAAAAAGCTCATCCGATTTCTCCAACTGGTGCTTAGGGTCAACCCGTTTACATTATTCAGTGCTGAGCAACCCAAAAAAGCTGCTATCATCTGCCCGAACTGCGGGGCGGAAATGAAAATCATTCGGACTAGGGTGAGGAAGCCGCCTCCTCTCCGGCCAGCTGTTTGCATCGCATAA
- a CDS encoding serine protease — translation MNFFMTFCCTTLSLLLLCGEAFAVNNIEFLDKELIQDLNHAIYEIVTPKLEADKVTYARKLPFEKLDYAERNEKYHSIGTAFFINEKELMTAEHVLGLRYFSLNWDFFIRDSTGRIYPVNKIRKCSTRRDMVVFDLKEYPEKITPLHFNQQVEVGDTVFSAGNALGDGISYRAGQVASFTPEQVYGEWRDIRFSSPASPGNSGGPLLNTEGEVVGLIIKKTQGENYNIAIPISEADNLADNAEFHTRNVTERIPGAAASFSRDLAYTTSLPATVPELAGQAQDALSAFHRTLRKELRAQVREKNFPGGKRFRYYLRSQPALYGLAAVTPDSSFRKWTAQQVELAKEPLAEGQNIFHGPLRQVGRFYPPAYSDMMVIAEKSEGVDLKTFLDSPAMILETVFSAVPYFRYIGWERVPVTSLGEPEKTETWRDKLGRRWTSSLWYLPYSDGFLYSSCLPSPKGAVCTIMSTRASLLTEDYLAASRESCDQLVIGYEGGLDNWEEYLALGEEYLPTFFQQTAISHKEGRTKIRLKDFQVDFKHPEIISDSGLRLHLGYANDQLLAEDLVMLSFFPEKGSSSYYSVQPFFEPGPFGADISVETWKESVSGTGDFSGKKVAQGNRVVIRKTALQTEKTIIDPHGQKLKKIFTIGCIYKASAADEDVEQDCERFFQSVDFIDK, via the coding sequence ATGAATTTTTTTATGACATTCTGTTGCACGACGCTTTCCTTGCTGTTGTTATGCGGAGAGGCATTTGCCGTTAATAATATTGAGTTTCTGGATAAGGAGCTTATTCAAGATCTGAACCACGCTATTTATGAGATCGTCACCCCGAAACTGGAAGCCGACAAGGTAACCTATGCCAGAAAGCTGCCCTTTGAAAAATTGGACTATGCTGAGAGAAACGAGAAATATCACAGTATAGGGACGGCATTTTTCATCAATGAAAAAGAGTTGATGACAGCAGAGCACGTCTTAGGTCTGAGGTATTTCTCGCTGAACTGGGATTTTTTTATTCGTGACAGCACCGGTCGGATTTATCCGGTCAATAAAATAAGGAAGTGTTCAACCCGTCGGGATATGGTGGTCTTTGACCTGAAAGAATATCCAGAGAAAATTACTCCGCTGCATTTTAATCAACAGGTTGAGGTCGGCGATACAGTTTTTTCAGCCGGAAACGCTTTGGGAGATGGGATTTCCTATCGGGCCGGGCAGGTGGCTTCGTTCACCCCTGAACAGGTCTATGGAGAATGGCGGGATATCCGCTTCTCCTCACCGGCCTCTCCGGGAAACAGCGGCGGTCCGCTTCTTAATACAGAGGGAGAGGTCGTCGGGCTGATCATTAAGAAAACTCAGGGTGAAAATTATAACATTGCTATACCGATCAGTGAAGCGGATAATCTGGCGGACAATGCGGAATTTCACACCCGCAATGTTACCGAGAGAATCCCAGGCGCTGCTGCGTCATTCAGCAGAGACTTGGCCTATACGACTTCCTTACCTGCAACAGTTCCTGAACTTGCCGGTCAGGCTCAGGATGCTCTGAGTGCTTTTCATAGAACCCTACGTAAGGAGCTGAGAGCGCAGGTCCGGGAAAAGAATTTTCCCGGCGGAAAGCGGTTTCGTTATTATCTCAGGAGTCAGCCTGCTCTTTACGGGCTTGCTGCTGTAACTCCTGATAGCAGTTTTAGAAAATGGACAGCGCAGCAGGTGGAACTGGCAAAAGAACCTCTTGCGGAAGGACAGAATATTTTTCATGGCCCTCTTCGTCAGGTGGGTCGTTTTTATCCTCCTGCGTATTCTGATATGATGGTGATTGCGGAAAAATCGGAAGGGGTTGATCTGAAGACGTTTCTGGATTCTCCGGCTATGATTCTGGAGACAGTGTTTAGCGCTGTCCCCTATTTTCGCTATATCGGGTGGGAGAGAGTGCCGGTCACCAGTCTGGGCGAGCCGGAGAAAACTGAGACCTGGCGCGACAAGCTGGGCAGGCGGTGGACTTCTTCTCTCTGGTATCTCCCGTATTCAGACGGGTTTCTGTACAGCAGCTGTCTTCCCTCTCCCAAGGGGGCTGTCTGTACCATCATGAGTACCCGAGCGAGCCTGCTCACAGAGGATTACCTTGCCGCTTCCCGAGAATCATGCGACCAACTGGTTATCGGGTATGAGGGGGGCCTTGACAATTGGGAGGAGTATCTGGCCCTTGGAGAGGAGTATTTGCCGACTTTTTTTCAGCAGACTGCAATCAGCCATAAAGAGGGGCGGACGAAGATCCGCTTGAAAGATTTTCAGGTGGATTTTAAGCATCCTGAAATCATCAGCGACTCCGGTCTGCGCCTGCATCTTGGGTATGCCAATGATCAGCTCCTTGCCGAGGATCTGGTTATGCTTTCGTTTTTTCCGGAGAAAGGGAGTTCCTCCTATTACAGTGTTCAGCCGTTTTTCGAGCCCGGTCCGTTCGGTGCTGATATCTCTGTCGAAACATGGAAAGAGAGTGTCTCCGGTACCGGTGATTTCTCCGGGAAAAAGGTTGCTCAAGGCAACAGGGTTGTTATTCGGAAGACAGCCTTGCAGACAGAAAAAACAATTATTGATCCACACGGTCAAAAATTGAAAAAGATCTTCACTATCGGCTGTATCTATAAGGCCTCCGCAGCAGATGAGGATGTGGAGCAGGATTGCGAGCGTTTTTTCCAGAGCGTCGATTTCATCGACAAGTAA